In the Chroococcidiopsis sp. SAG 2025 genome, one interval contains:
- a CDS encoding DUF3102 domain-containing protein: MENLYHIDNGNQSKQQSFDYAALDMEAQIAVQKHTCEIKRMMRRTTQDIIEIGEKLIEVKQYLGFGHFSNWLIAEFGWKERTARNFMRVAEVFKSAKFADLFIASSALYLLAAPSTAESARQEALELAKKGEHITYSKARSIISQHQELKKLKNSTCNVTSDVNKHEVDSVQAKLVTSVEVFHESLPDSQTVDVLAVVIDRDVLGSQKVSAENLPSTNPISIRISDDCRALIKSVESLREEEATALVRAIAKHWSVEKILEKIKK, encoded by the coding sequence ATGGAAAATCTCTATCATATTGATAATGGGAACCAATCTAAACAGCAAAGCTTTGATTATGCAGCTCTTGACATGGAAGCACAAATTGCTGTCCAAAAGCATACTTGTGAAATCAAAAGAATGATGCGTAGAACGACACAAGATATCATTGAAATAGGTGAAAAGCTGATCGAAGTCAAGCAATATCTTGGGTTTGGGCATTTTAGCAATTGGCTAATAGCTGAATTTGGTTGGAAGGAACGAACAGCAAGAAACTTTATGAGAGTGGCGGAAGTTTTTAAATCGGCAAAATTTGCCGATTTATTTATTGCTAGCTCCGCTTTATATCTTCTAGCTGCTCCTTCTACCGCTGAAAGCGCTCGCCAGGAGGCGTTAGAGCTTGCTAAGAAGGGCGAACACATCACTTACTCTAAAGCTAGAAGCATTATTAGTCAACATCAGGAATTGAAAAAACTTAAAAATTCTACTTGTAATGTTACTTCAGATGTAAACAAGCACGAAGTAGATTCTGTTCAAGCAAAGTTAGTTACATCAGTTGAAGTATTTCATGAAAGTTTACCAGATTCTCAAACAGTTGATGTCTTAGCTGTAGTCATCGATCGAGATGTTTTGGGAAGTCAAAAAGTGTCTGCCGAAAACTTACCATCGACCAATCCCATCTCGATTAGGATTAGCGACGACTGTAGAGCCTTGATTAAGAGTGTAGAGTCTCTTAGAGAAGAAGAAGCAACTGCTTTGGTGAGAGCAATAGCAAAGCACTGGTCAGTAGAGAAGATTTTAGAGAAAATCAAAAAATAG
- a CDS encoding NB-ARC domain-containing protein, protein MNAINSQSSTFETREFIVADTVVFNKQGTHLTDIQKIVLRGAWQGYTYEEIADREGYSEKYLKRDVGPRLWKILSEALGEKVSKKNFRTALERRLTLANPPHNQQLDMDSCQDWGEAVDVHTFYGRTQELATLQQWIVQDRCPLVALVGMGGIGKTTLSIKLAQQLQSDFKYIVWRSLRHAPPIRELLEEIIYFLSNQQEKDLPETTNGRISLLLKYFRKSPCLLILDGAESILNHDQKDTRYQEEDEEYGRLIKYIGETYHQSCLLLTSREKPKEVAIREGEELPTRSLRLIGLDELEGQYILKGKGIYGSEDDLKKIIQIYGGNPLLLNMVSTTIQNIFDSSASDF, encoded by the coding sequence ATGAATGCAATCAACTCTCAGTCCTCAACTTTTGAAACCAGAGAATTTATCGTTGCAGATACAGTTGTGTTTAACAAACAAGGTACGCATTTAACAGATATTCAAAAAATAGTACTTAGAGGCGCTTGGCAAGGATACACATATGAAGAGATTGCCGACCGAGAAGGATATAGCGAAAAGTACTTAAAACGAGATGTTGGACCTAGATTATGGAAGATACTTTCAGAGGCTTTAGGCGAAAAAGTAAGCAAAAAGAATTTTAGAACAGCTCTTGAGAGAAGATTAACGCTAGCGAACCCTCCTCACAACCAACAGCTTGATATGGATAGTTGTCAAGACTGGGGTGAAGCAGTGGACGTACATACTTTCTACGGACGTACCCAAGAATTAGCTACATTACAACAGTGGATTGTTCAAGATCGTTGTCCTTTAGTAGCACTAGTAGGCATGGGTGGTATTGGCAAAACTACTCTTTCTATAAAGCTAGCTCAGCAGCTTCAGAGTGATTTCAAATACATTGTTTGGCGCTCGTTGCGTCATGCTCCACCAATACGAGAACTCTTAGAAGAGATAATTTATTTTCTATCTAATCAGCAAGAAAAAGATTTACCAGAAACTACAAATGGAAGAATATCATTGCTCTTGAAATATTTCCGTAAGTCTCCCTGTTTATTAATTCTTGATGGGGCTGAATCAATCTTAAATCACGATCAAAAAGACACGCGCTATCAAGAAGAGGATGAGGAGTATGGGCGGCTGATAAAATATATAGGGGAAACATATCATCAAAGTTGTCTATTGTTAACAAGTCGAGAGAAACCCAAGGAAGTTGCTATAAGAGAAGGAGAGGAATTACCTACGCGATCGCTACGATTGATAGGATTGGATGAGTTGGAAGGGCAGTATATCCTTAAAGGTAAAGGAATTTATGGATCGGAAGATGATTTGAAAAAAATAATTCAAATTTATGGAGGTAATCCTTTATTACTGAATATGGTTTCTACAACTATACAAAACATATTTGATAGTAGTGCTTCTGATTTTTGA